ttttttcacggacccattgacttgaaagggtccgcgaaccgttgtccgtcaaaaaaaataggacaggtcctatttttttgactgacaggaaaCACGGACGCGGACGAACAATGGTGCATTttcagagttttcaacggacccattgaaagtcaatgggtccgcagaaaatcacggaaaacggaacaacggacacggatgcacacaacagttgtgtgcatgaggcctaatagagaaagttaatacaaggcacttactaatgtattgtgattgtccatattgcttcctttgctggctcgattattttttttcatcacattatacactgcttgtttccatgggaacgaccaccctgcaattcatcagtggtggccgtgcttgcacactataggaaaaagcactggcctctctggtggccggaatTGTGGGATAGCGTATAGACTAGTGTTTTTTCCTATATATTGTGCAAGTATGACCACCACTGCTTtgtattgactttctctacatgataaatgccacttgccttTAAATCATTGCAGTTTATAGAAGAACAATCAGTCGATCGCATGTTAAAATCCCCCGGGCGCTtcccaaaatgcccatactattaaaatataaacgtaTTTATCCTGTGTAAAGAATGCTATaacacaaacaaataaaaatggccacaacaataaatgttttttttatttttttcatttgacctcccccaaaaatgtaataaccATGATCAAAAAGTTCTACTCATCCAAACACACCCaaaatggctctgggaaggcagggagtgaaaaacaaagactCAAAAACTAAAATTAGTCCAGTCCTTAGAAGGGTAATGGATTTACCATGTTCCTCAGCTTTTCATGTAGATTAAATCTATTGTGTCATAATATAATGGTGTTAGTGAAATGTAACTACAGAGGAGTTGGACTAATACACGTGGGATTTGCAGGAGATGTCAGACTCCTTGCATTTGGCTTACTGAGGCATCGGGAGGCTCCAGCTTTTCTGAGGGATCTGCAGGGCCACCATGTGGAATGTCATTTCCTACGTATATTACCAGAATTTACAATAGTAATGTATTAGGCACTTGCTCTTTCTCATATTATGTCATATGGTACCGTGGTCAGGCTTATGTTAACATGTGCATTTCGTTGTTAGCTGAATGTGCTCAGATACAGTTCTAGCTATCTCCAAAAGTTGGCAAATGTAGACATCTTCAATTCCAGAACTATATATGACTCATACATTCCTTTTTATATTGATAATTCCAATGATGATTGCTAGGGAGTACTTGCCAAGAGGCAGTTACTAAAGTGGTACATAATATATGAGCTTTTGTTTATTTCTAATAACCTAGGTATCCCATAAGGTACATGGAATATAATTAGTCTTGTCATCAGTGTGAATGTTATgttttgctatttttttgaaaatgtatATAATACAATTATGCTTTAGTTCTAGGAGATCTGGATCAAAAACTTGCCCAAGAAGAGAGTCACAACAGAACCCCCAGTATTAGTAGACTTGCAAACTATACATATGGAAGGCAATATAGCAAAGAAGGTTTACTCCATAATACAGCAGAACCTAAAAACGTTTATGGCTGTTTACCTTCTCATGATGGAAGAAGATCTGGGCCACCTGAGGGAACACACACAACATATGCCACATACCAGCCAAGAAAATTTTATGAAATGTACTCAAACCGGCAACGGCGAGTTTCCAAACCAGAGGCTTCCAACAAATCTTTTTACAATAAGAGTCCTTCGCTCTTTTCAGCTGTAAGCAACATAACCCCACGATCGTCTCCTGTGTCTGGCTCATTTTCAACCAGTAGTTTGCAGCTGTCATCTCCAGGCCTACACCTGGAGAGGATAAGGCAAAACAAGTCAAGGAGGACACCTATCGCATCCATCAAGTGGAATAATTCATTTCCATCTGGGCATCCTGAAGGGATTGGTAGACCTTTCAGAACACAGTCTACTTTAGATCTTACAAATCTTGAAAAGCCCAACCAGTATAAAAATGTACCAGGACTACCAGTGTCCACTTCAAATGACCTGCATGAATCCAGAAATATCAAAAACCTAACAAACACAACATGTATGAATATTGTAGATAACAGATCTACTGGATATGACATAACCGACTCTCCTGGCCACTGTCCTGAAGTCATATTTTCCACACAACCTGAAAGGCTTTGGGAAGAAGATTATAAGAAAAATgattttaataaaaatgaaatgagTAAAGCTCCTATTGACAATTCGGGCAGCAGTGACATGGAAACAGAGCCTATGGAACTAGAAAGTGATTTATCTGTACAACTGGATGCAAGTAGTATGGCAAATGAGGAACCCAGTATCCATGAGGGAGATATTCCGGTGGATTGTACTTTACATAATCCTGAACCCCTTGAAGTGTCTTCTATTCACATATCAGAACCTGAGAACATGGATATTGATGCCCCAAATGTCTTCCTTAACTCTAGAAACTCTAGTACATCCACTGTTGGTCTTGGCCCTAGTGCTCAAGAAGACAATGTCCCACCAAAAACAGAAGCGCCTGGATTAGCACTCGCTGATCATAATAAGTCATTAGATACTATCAAGAAGTTCAGTTCTTTTAAACCTGGGACAGTGTATAAAGTTGATACTTCCTCTTTTACAAATCCTAAATCTTCAGAAATTAGTAATCACGTAAACAAATCGGATCATAAAAGTTCTAGTTTGTCTGGCAACACCACCGATGTTGGGGGAAGATTTGCTTGGATGAATATGAGAAGGGGATTAAATAATCACACGGAAGGTTTTCGTTCTGATGCCCTGAAGTTTCAGAAGAGAAATGCATCTTCTCTCCCAGATTTACTTGACCAGGACAGTGAAAATGTGGCTAATAATTCTGACGTTCAATTACACAAAGGGACTTGTGAAAATGTTTTAGAATGTGGTGCCACCACTGTTCCTGCAACACAATCTTCAAGGATTTCTAGTGACTCAAATGAACTGCACTTAGAAAGTAATTCTAAATATGTGCAACCTTGTGTCCAAGATCCGAttcctcaaaaacaaaaaaatttgagtACAAGAAATGATCAATATCTGCAAAAGCCAAATATGTTTTCGTATAGCTCAATCGTAGATGGAGCTTTCAAAAATCTAGACCGAACGGCAACTTTCCCAGCAGTACCATATGAGGCAAAAAGCTTGACAAAAAAGTCTAACCACACAGGTTTTCTGTCAGATACTTTGAAGTATAAGAAAAGGAATGCATCCTCTCTGTCAGATTTACTTGACCAGGACAGCGAAATTATGGCTAATAATTCTGACGTTCCATTACACAAAGGGACTTGTGAAAATGTTTTAGAATGTGGTGCCACCACTGTTCCTGCAACACAATCTTCTTCAAGGATTTCTAGTGACTCAAATGAACTGCACTTAGAAAATAATTCTAAATATATGCAACCTTGTGTCCAAGATCCGATTCCTCAAAAACTAAAGAATTTGAGTACAAGAAATGATCAATATCTGCAAAAGCCAAATATGTTTTCGTATCGCTCAATCGTAGATGGAGCTTTCAAAAATCTAGACCGAACGGCAACTTTCCCAGCAGTACCATATGAGGCAGAAAGCTTGACAGAAAAGTATGACCACAGAGGTTTTCTGTCAGATACTTTGAAGTATAAGAAAAGGAATGCATCCTCTCTGTCAGATTTACTTGACCAGGACAGCGAAATTATGGCTAATAATTCTGACATTCAATTACACAAAGGGACTTGTGAAAATGTTTTAGAATGTGGTGCCACCACTGTTCCTGCAACACAATCTTCTTCAAGGATTTCTAGTGACTCAAATGAACTGCACTTAGAAAATAATTCTAAATATATGCAACCTTGTGTCCAAGATCCGATTcctcaaaaactaaaaaatttgaGTACAAGAAATGATCAATATCTGCAAAAGCCAAATATGTTTTCGTATCGCTCAATCGTAGATGGAGCTTTCAAAAATCTAGACCGAACGGCAACTTTCCCAGCAGTACCATATGAGGCAGAAAGCTTGACAAAAAAGTATAACCACACAGGTTTTCTGTCAGATACTCTGACGTATAAGAAAAGGAATGCATCCTCTCTGTCAGATTTACTTGACCAGGACAGCGAAATTATGGCTAATAATTCTGACATTCAATTACACAAAGGGACTTGTGAAAATGTTTTAGAATGTGGGGCCACCACTGTTCCTGCAACACAATCTTCTTCAAGGATTTCTAGTGACTCAAATGAACTGCACTTAGAAAATAATTCTAAATATATGCAACCTTGTGTCCAAGATCCGATTCCTCAAAAACTAAAGAATTTGAGTACAAGAAATGATCAATATCTGCAAAAGCCAAATATGTTTTCGTATCGCTCAATCGTAGATGGAGCTTTCAAAAATCTAGACCGAACGGCAACTTTCCCAGCAGTACCATATGAGGCAGAAAGCTTGACAGAAAAGTATGACCACAGAGGTTTTCTGTCAGATACTTTGAAGTATAAGAAAAGGAATGCATCCTCTCTGTCAGATTTACTTGACCAGGACAGCGAAATTATGGCTAATAATTCTGACATTCAATTACACAAAGGGACTTGTGAAAATGTTTTAGAATGTGGTGCCACCACTGTTCCTGCAACACAATTTTCTTCAAGGATTTCTAGTGACTCAAATGAACTGCACTTAGAAAATAATTCTAAATATATGCAACCTTGTGTCCAAGATCCGATTcctcaaaaactaaaaaatttgaGTGCAAGAGATGATCAATATCTGCAAAAGCCAAATATGTTTTCGTATCGCTCAATCGTAGATGGAGCTTTCAAAAATCTAGACCGAACGGCAACTTTCCCAGCAGTACCATATGAGGCAGAAAGCTTGACAGAAAGGTATGACCACAGAGGTTTTCTGTCAGATACTTTGAAGTATAAGAAAAGGAATGCATCCTCTCTGTCAGATTTACTTGACCAGGACAGCAAAATTATGGCTAATAATTCTGACATTCAATTACACAAAGGGACTTGTGAAAATGTTTTAGAATGTGGTGCCACCACTGTTCCTGCAACACAATCTTCTTCAAGGATTTCTAGTGACTCAAATGAACTGCACTTAGAAAATAATTCTAAATATATGCAACCTTGTGTCCAAGATCCGATTcctcaaaaactaaaaaatttgaGTACAAGAAATGATCAATATCTGCAAAAGCCAAATATGTTTTCGTATCGCTCAATCGTAGATGGAGCTTTCAAAAATCTAGACCGAACGGCAACTTTCCCAGCAGTACCATATGAGGCAGAAAGCTTGACAAAAAAGTATAACCACACAGGTTTTCTGTCAGATACTCTGACGTATAAGAAAAGGAATGCATCCTCTCTGTCAGATTTACTTGACCAAGAGAGTGACATTTTTGGTAATGATCCTGAAAATATATTACGCAAAAACGGTTGTCGGCACGATGGGGATTACCATACCTCCACTGTTCTCAAAACAAGGTCTTCAAGGATCCCTGATGAAAGAAAGGAAAGGTACTTGGAGAGCAGTACAAGATATGAACAATCTGTCCAAGATACTAATCGGCAACCAAAAATTTCAACGTCAAGCACTTGGCAGTCTATACAAAGGGTGTCTCCATTTTTCCGTGGTTCCGATTTAGATTGTTCATCGATACAAACTGAGAAAAGGACAACTGAGTCAGAAGTAGCATATCGGGCAGACAAaatgacagaaaataataaagttaagaACTTATTACATTTAACAGAGACACCTCAATTTTCCCATGTACATGCAAAGTATAAGTTGGTTAACTTTAACAGAAGCCAATACAATGGATCCgactctaataataataatacacaatTAATTGGGGGAATACAGACTTCTaacattttaaataaagataAGTCAATAATTGAAAGGGGATATATTCATCAAAAACAAGATCATCCTGAGAAAGAGCAAGTGAAATCCTCAAAATGTGACACCTCTTCCAAACCTAATCTGTCATCTGTTTATCAAAAGGATGTTGCTTCATCGCCAAATCAAAAAAACACTGACCAAAGCAGGCAAGTCGAGCAGGGTTGTGAATCAGAAGGAAACCTAAACCAAAATTTGATTTATCAGTTGGATCGAGAAGCAAACAATAAAGCAGAATATACAGACCCACCCAAAATAAGAGACTCTTCAAGGTTTCCTGTCAGCCATTCTGCGAAGGAGTGTTCAGAAGAAGACAACTTTAGTAGAGCTACACACCTGCATAACATAGAGAGTCAGTCAACAAACTTACTAAAACAGCATTTATTTGTGGCACCAGAACCTTTCAAAGGAAATGTCCGTGTAAGTGTCATCCCCAAGTCGGAGTGGAAAAATTCTACAAGTTCTGAAGATAGCCAGAGCCCAACCCACCAGGAAGGCGAAAACATTAAGAATTTTTACTCTGAATATAAAGCATCCAAAGAAGATTTACAACCTCACAAAACATACACCTGCCAACAAATCATGGAAAATACTGAAATTTATGAGAGTCTTACTGATATTTCCTACCCTGAAGTAGATAAAATTGAGTATCGTAAGGTTGTCTCAGTGTATTACAGCTTTCCTCATAAATTTGCAAGGAGGATCTCTGACCTATCAAAAAACAACCTTAAAAACATTGATAAGACTCTTCAGCAAAGCAGAGCACCTAGTGCGCTTCTAGATATTATCGGTAGGTGTCACAAGGAAGAACCAGATTTCAATCTCCTAAGCTCTGAAGATGTAAAGACTTCCATTACAGAAGCGGTACATTCAGTAGAAGATGTTCCATCGAAAACACACCATTCAAATTTCCACATCATTCCTTTACAAACAGACCTCCTGAAAAATGGCAGCAGAACAAATTCTGgagaggaaaatgatgatttggTAAACAAGTTTAGTTCCTTACATATTTCTGAAAATGAAGATAACCACAAAGCACGTGaagacccaaaaaataaaaacaagtacAGTCCTTCAGGATCCTCCCCTAGATATTCTCCaaattcattttattttacattacCAAATAGGAAATCCAGTCTCCAAGATCTGGAGAGAAATGTTCTGAAGAGAGACATTGCCATGGCACTGGACAGGATCAACATATATCCAGGAAGTAGAAACATGGAGCCCTCTCCTCCCGAGTTCCAGGATGTTTTCGCATCACCAACAGCCTGCTATGATAACTTTAATTATTCCCCTAGGTATGATTTCATGCATTTTCAGGAAAGCAGCAAACAAGAGTGTAACATTAACAACATTTTTGCCAGAAATGGTGGTTTGTACAAGAAAAACTCCATGGATGAAGGTATCATTTTAAGAGAAGACTTGCCTTCAATCTATAAATCAAAAAGTTACAAAGATTTAAGTCAACACAAGTCATACAACACAGAAGACCTCTCGCCACACACGGACTGCAACACCAGCCCACAGACTGATTATAATCATCCAGCTTTTAGTTCTGTTATAAATCAGGCTAGGCCTTCGTACTGTTCTGAGTTTGTCCAAAAGAAAATGAAGCCAATAAATGCAAAGAAGTTCAGCTTCTCTGTTGACCGTTCAAGTCAAGAAAGTGTCAGTCCACGACATACTGGTTCCTATGATGATACCGTTCAGCTATTTGATGGCAATTCCCCATCTGTATTCCACTCCCCGGACAATAACTATCCATCTCATGCAGATAAGTATTTTGGCCAAGAAAAGCCCAAGGATGGTGGAAATTCCAATTTGTATCGTTCAAAGAGTATGAAGGTCTTAAATACTGAAGGCCAACAAAGCTTTGTGGATTACAAACGAAAAAGTGATGGTAGTTTTTCTTCGAAAAGCTACGGTGGCACCTTGAAAAGCAAAAGTCCTCCTGGCAAAACCTGGAACAGGACATCGTCTGTTGAAATTTTAGATGAAAATGATAATTGGCCAGTTTCTGATGAACGCAAAGCTCTTTGCACAACCAAGTCTTTCGATTATGGGATTTTCGGGAAGGAGCAACAAGAGGCTATTGTAAACAATGTAAAGCGGTCACTCACTGAGGGCAGGCTATGGAGGCCAAGTTTTCTAAAGAATCCAGGCTTTTTGAGAACTGAAGAACTTTGCTCTTCTCAGGAAATAAATCCAGTGGCCCAGACTCCTGAGGAGTCTTCATCACAGTGGCCAAATGTTAAAGAATCTCTTAATATCTACGAGGATGTGCATGTCGTTCCTTCAGATTCAGATACTGAGACAACAACGGAAGATGAATATTACTTAGATGAATATTACTTTAATGACAAGGAGTCTGAACTATAAACTCTTCCAAAATGTTAACCAAAACAGTATTGATGGCTTCAGTGACCACTGGTCAGCCTTGTGGGCCTTCTTTTAGTAGTTTTAAGTGCAATATAAACCCCCTGAGATCTGGAATAATACATGTAACAATGCAAAATAGTAATGAGCATCGGTCAGCTCTCTGATAAATCTCTGTGTTAAGCCTGATTCACACCACTGTGCCCGATCCGGGAAACATGGCCGTTTATCATAAGTCAGTTCCTTTCTGAGCACAAGTCTGTTGTACTGTACCCACATgatgatgtgagtacagtacaacagaccTGTGATCAGATAGGATCTGACTGTATAAAATGACTATAATGCAGTCACTATGGGCCACGGTCATGCGACTGACACCCGAGCATGGTTGTGTGAGTTAGGCCTTAGTATATTTGCATTCtgcagcatcttttcttagaagtcTGCGTGTGCCTTTCCTCCagtattcctcctggaaatgcatAAATAAATTGACAATTAGGTGTTATCATCCCATTTTCAATACAGCGTCTTCCTACACAGTATGACGCTTTCAGTATGGATTGGACCATGACAGACTGTAGGGACATGCCCCTAGTAACAAGGGGATTGATACCACCCATTTGTCAGGAGAAGTATCTTcgacttgggcctcatgcacatgaccgtttccCGGCCGTGGCCTTAttacggcccgcaaacagcgggtccacaatatgcatgcaccggctgtgtgctccccgcatcacggatgtggacccatttacttgaatgggtctacaATCCGGAGCTGTggtacggaaccccacggaagcactacggagtgcttccatggtgtttctgtccgtgcctccgcaccgacatgttctattttttagcggtgcggacggatcacagacccattaaagttgcagtccccaatgcatggaacggccgcatGCATGAGGCCTCATCAGAAGGTCATTTTATCTGGATTTAACAGATATCAGTGGAGGAAGAAAGAGTTTGTGCAGAGCGTCAATGTGACTTTTCACCTTAAATAATGTGCTGTTTTTAGATTATATTTCTGCTTATAATTTTTGTCTATATATTGTTCATTGCTTCTTTTTTCTGATAGAGCCCAAAATCCCCTGCATAGCTGTAAAGTTCAAGGGCTTATCCCATCCAAACATGTCTTCAATATTGATTGGATATGCCAGGGATGCCAAACCTGCGGCCcaccagctgttttaaaactacaactcccatcatgctcggctgtaggctaatagctgtaggctttccgggcgtactgggagttgtagttttgcaatagctggagggccgcaggttgggcatccctgggatatgccataaatcggggatgctcaacctgcggccctccagctgt
This is a stretch of genomic DNA from Bufo gargarizans isolate SCDJY-AF-19 chromosome 3, ASM1485885v1, whole genome shotgun sequence. It encodes these proteins:
- the EXPH5 gene encoding exophilin-5 isoform X1: MAGKGLRHNMSNFGQSELDLSFLQDEEANRILEVLERDERLRRTEQERLSKLKSWKRDVKWLHAVSGEWFEEIQKKKFKDDPDVRSLVRPPLNHRLKKKTPKGEPESSRMTTSRNLQSPKNPGPSFLGLRSPLSSLFSFRKSAKQTLKPPSPHERHGIFSISGQIPPDAKVDRKFDIYHSTRNVKQIASFFEEQHNRARENDTTKATNQLEREVFQVLGDLDQKLAQEESHNRTPSISRLANYTYGRQYSKEGLLHNTAEPKNVYGCLPSHDGRRSGPPEGTHTTYATYQPRKFYEMYSNRQRRVSKPEASNKSFYNKSPSLFSAVSNITPRSSPVSGSFSTSSLQLSSPGLHLERIRQNKSRRTPIASIKWNNSFPSGHPEGIGRPFRTQSTLDLTNLEKPNQYKNVPGLPVSTSNDLHESRNIKNLTNTTCMNIVDNRSTGYDITDSPGHCPEVIFSTQPERLWEEDYKKNDFNKNEMSKAPIDNSGSSDMETEPMELESDLSVQLDASSMANEEPSIHEGDIPVDCTLHNPEPLEVSSIHISEPENMDIDAPNVFLNSRNSSTSTVGLGPSAQEDNVPPKTEAPGLALADHNKSLDTIKKFSSFKPGTVYKVDTSSFTNPKSSEISNHVNKSDHKSSSLSGNTTDVGGRFAWMNMRRGLNNHTEGFRSDALKFQKRNASSLPDLLDQDSENVANNSDVQLHKGTCENVLECGATTVPATQSSRISSDSNELHLESNSKYVQPCVQDPIPQKQKNLSTRNDQYLQKPNMFSYSSIVDGAFKNLDRTATFPAVPYEAKSLTKKSNHTGFLSDTLKYKKRNASSLSDLLDQDSEIMANNSDVPLHKGTCENVLECGATTVPATQSSSRISSDSNELHLENNSKYMQPCVQDPIPQKLKNLSTRNDQYLQKPNMFSYRSIVDGAFKNLDRTATFPAVPYEAESLTEKYDHRGFLSDTLKYKKRNASSLSDLLDQDSEIMANNSDIQLHKGTCENVLECGATTVPATQSSSRISSDSNELHLENNSKYMQPCVQDPIPQKLKNLSTRNDQYLQKPNMFSYRSIVDGAFKNLDRTATFPAVPYEAESLTKKYNHTGFLSDTLTYKKRNASSLSDLLDQDSEIMANNSDIQLHKGTCENVLECGATTVPATQSSSRISSDSNELHLENNSKYMQPCVQDPIPQKLKNLSTRNDQYLQKPNMFSYRSIVDGAFKNLDRTATFPAVPYEAESLTEKYDHRGFLSDTLKYKKRNASSLSDLLDQDSEIMANNSDIQLHKGTCENVLECGATTVPATQFSSRISSDSNELHLENNSKYMQPCVQDPIPQKLKNLSARDDQYLQKPNMFSYRSIVDGAFKNLDRTATFPAVPYEAESLTERYDHRGFLSDTLKYKKRNASSLSDLLDQDSKIMANNSDIQLHKGTCENVLECGATTVPATQSSSRISSDSNELHLENNSKYMQPCVQDPIPQKLKNLSTRNDQYLQKPNMFSYRSIVDGAFKNLDRTATFPAVPYEAESLTKKYNHTGFLSDTLTYKKRNASSLSDLLDQESDIFGNDPENILRKNGCRHDGDYHTSTVLKTRSSRIPDERKERYLESSTRYEQSVQDTNRQPKISTSSTWQSIQRVSPFFRGSDLDCSSIQTEKRTTESEVAYRADKMTENNKVKNLLHLTETPQFSHVHAKYKLVNFNRSQYNGSDSNNNNTQLIGGIQTSNILNKDKSIIERGYIHQKQDHPEKEQVKSSKCDTSSKPNLSSVYQKDVASSPNQKNTDQSRQVEQGCESEGNLNQNLIYQLDREANNKAEYTDPPKIRDSSRFPVSHSAKECSEEDNFSRATHLHNIESQSTNLLKQHLFVAPEPFKGNVRVSVIPKSEWKNSTSSEDSQSPTHQEGENIKNFYSEYKASKEDLQPHKTYTCQQIMENTEIYESLTDISYPEVDKIEYRKVVSVYYSFPHKFARRISDLSKNNLKNIDKTLQQSRAPSALLDIIGRCHKEEPDFNLLSSEDVKTSITEAVHSVEDVPSKTHHSNFHIIPLQTDLLKNGSRTNSGEENDDLVNKFSSLHISENEDNHKAREDPKNKNKYSPSGSSPRYSPNSFYFTLPNRKSSLQDLERNVLKRDIAMALDRINIYPGSRNMEPSPPEFQDVFASPTACYDNFNYSPRYDFMHFQESSKQECNINNIFARNGGLYKKNSMDEGIILREDLPSIYKSKSYKDLSQHKSYNTEDLSPHTDCNTSPQTDYNHPAFSSVINQARPSYCSEFVQKKMKPINAKKFSFSVDRSSQESVSPRHTGSYDDTVQLFDGNSPSVFHSPDNNYPSHADKYFGQEKPKDGGNSNLYRSKSMKVLNTEGQQSFVDYKRKSDGSFSSKSYGGTLKSKSPPGKTWNRTSSVEILDENDNWPVSDERKALCTTKSFDYGIFGKEQQEAIVNNVKRSLTEGRLWRPSFLKNPGFLRTEELCSSQEINPVAQTPEESSSQWPNVKESLNIYEDVHVVPSDSDTETTTEDEYYLDEYYFNDKESEL
- the EXPH5 gene encoding exophilin-5 isoform X2, with protein sequence MTTSRNLQSPKNPGPSFLGLRSPLSSLFSFRKSAKQTLKPPSPHERHGIFSISGQIPPDAKVDRKFDIYHSTRNVKQIASFFEEQHNRARENDTTKATNQLEREVFQVLGDLDQKLAQEESHNRTPSISRLANYTYGRQYSKEGLLHNTAEPKNVYGCLPSHDGRRSGPPEGTHTTYATYQPRKFYEMYSNRQRRVSKPEASNKSFYNKSPSLFSAVSNITPRSSPVSGSFSTSSLQLSSPGLHLERIRQNKSRRTPIASIKWNNSFPSGHPEGIGRPFRTQSTLDLTNLEKPNQYKNVPGLPVSTSNDLHESRNIKNLTNTTCMNIVDNRSTGYDITDSPGHCPEVIFSTQPERLWEEDYKKNDFNKNEMSKAPIDNSGSSDMETEPMELESDLSVQLDASSMANEEPSIHEGDIPVDCTLHNPEPLEVSSIHISEPENMDIDAPNVFLNSRNSSTSTVGLGPSAQEDNVPPKTEAPGLALADHNKSLDTIKKFSSFKPGTVYKVDTSSFTNPKSSEISNHVNKSDHKSSSLSGNTTDVGGRFAWMNMRRGLNNHTEGFRSDALKFQKRNASSLPDLLDQDSENVANNSDVQLHKGTCENVLECGATTVPATQSSRISSDSNELHLESNSKYVQPCVQDPIPQKQKNLSTRNDQYLQKPNMFSYSSIVDGAFKNLDRTATFPAVPYEAKSLTKKSNHTGFLSDTLKYKKRNASSLSDLLDQDSEIMANNSDVPLHKGTCENVLECGATTVPATQSSSRISSDSNELHLENNSKYMQPCVQDPIPQKLKNLSTRNDQYLQKPNMFSYRSIVDGAFKNLDRTATFPAVPYEAESLTEKYDHRGFLSDTLKYKKRNASSLSDLLDQDSEIMANNSDIQLHKGTCENVLECGATTVPATQSSSRISSDSNELHLENNSKYMQPCVQDPIPQKLKNLSTRNDQYLQKPNMFSYRSIVDGAFKNLDRTATFPAVPYEAESLTKKYNHTGFLSDTLTYKKRNASSLSDLLDQDSEIMANNSDIQLHKGTCENVLECGATTVPATQSSSRISSDSNELHLENNSKYMQPCVQDPIPQKLKNLSTRNDQYLQKPNMFSYRSIVDGAFKNLDRTATFPAVPYEAESLTEKYDHRGFLSDTLKYKKRNASSLSDLLDQDSEIMANNSDIQLHKGTCENVLECGATTVPATQFSSRISSDSNELHLENNSKYMQPCVQDPIPQKLKNLSARDDQYLQKPNMFSYRSIVDGAFKNLDRTATFPAVPYEAESLTERYDHRGFLSDTLKYKKRNASSLSDLLDQDSKIMANNSDIQLHKGTCENVLECGATTVPATQSSSRISSDSNELHLENNSKYMQPCVQDPIPQKLKNLSTRNDQYLQKPNMFSYRSIVDGAFKNLDRTATFPAVPYEAESLTKKYNHTGFLSDTLTYKKRNASSLSDLLDQESDIFGNDPENILRKNGCRHDGDYHTSTVLKTRSSRIPDERKERYLESSTRYEQSVQDTNRQPKISTSSTWQSIQRVSPFFRGSDLDCSSIQTEKRTTESEVAYRADKMTENNKVKNLLHLTETPQFSHVHAKYKLVNFNRSQYNGSDSNNNNTQLIGGIQTSNILNKDKSIIERGYIHQKQDHPEKEQVKSSKCDTSSKPNLSSVYQKDVASSPNQKNTDQSRQVEQGCESEGNLNQNLIYQLDREANNKAEYTDPPKIRDSSRFPVSHSAKECSEEDNFSRATHLHNIESQSTNLLKQHLFVAPEPFKGNVRVSVIPKSEWKNSTSSEDSQSPTHQEGENIKNFYSEYKASKEDLQPHKTYTCQQIMENTEIYESLTDISYPEVDKIEYRKVVSVYYSFPHKFARRISDLSKNNLKNIDKTLQQSRAPSALLDIIGRCHKEEPDFNLLSSEDVKTSITEAVHSVEDVPSKTHHSNFHIIPLQTDLLKNGSRTNSGEENDDLVNKFSSLHISENEDNHKAREDPKNKNKYSPSGSSPRYSPNSFYFTLPNRKSSLQDLERNVLKRDIAMALDRINIYPGSRNMEPSPPEFQDVFASPTACYDNFNYSPRYDFMHFQESSKQECNINNIFARNGGLYKKNSMDEGIILREDLPSIYKSKSYKDLSQHKSYNTEDLSPHTDCNTSPQTDYNHPAFSSVINQARPSYCSEFVQKKMKPINAKKFSFSVDRSSQESVSPRHTGSYDDTVQLFDGNSPSVFHSPDNNYPSHADKYFGQEKPKDGGNSNLYRSKSMKVLNTEGQQSFVDYKRKSDGSFSSKSYGGTLKSKSPPGKTWNRTSSVEILDENDNWPVSDERKALCTTKSFDYGIFGKEQQEAIVNNVKRSLTEGRLWRPSFLKNPGFLRTEELCSSQEINPVAQTPEESSSQWPNVKESLNIYEDVHVVPSDSDTETTTEDEYYLDEYYFNDKESEL